The Streptomyces griseiscabiei genome includes a window with the following:
- a CDS encoding RNA polymerase sigma factor gives MTGPGTEWYQQPLGTDGAPAADDPARPRTPAPLTPAQAFDALYAYCAPTLVQQTYLLTGQHRLAREAVERAFQLAWHRWPEVAVDRDPAGWVRAAAHDYALSPWHRLRPRRHPEPPPADPTGRALLTALLELPPPYRRTLLLYDGVGLDLPDTAAETEASTPAAAGRLLYARATVAARLPEPVAPDDLNRLLATLPSGIRPGPTKPPALRARADLRARRWIHAAIAFTTLLLATTTLTLHTAPDHYEPPVPPGAPVQGIPPKAAPGPLSKTEQKLRARLRSAAAAGPERLHPEAH, from the coding sequence GTGACCGGGCCTGGGACCGAGTGGTACCAGCAGCCCCTCGGCACGGACGGCGCCCCCGCCGCCGACGATCCGGCCCGGCCCCGCACCCCGGCCCCCCTGACCCCCGCTCAGGCCTTCGACGCCCTGTACGCGTACTGCGCCCCCACCCTCGTCCAGCAGACGTACCTGCTCACCGGGCAGCACCGACTCGCCCGCGAGGCCGTGGAGCGCGCCTTCCAGCTCGCCTGGCACCGCTGGCCGGAGGTGGCCGTCGACCGGGACCCGGCGGGCTGGGTGCGGGCCGCCGCCCATGACTACGCCCTCTCCCCCTGGCACCGGCTGCGCCCCCGCCGGCACCCCGAACCCCCGCCGGCCGACCCCACCGGCCGCGCCCTGCTGACCGCGCTGCTCGAACTGCCGCCCCCGTACCGGCGCACCCTGCTCCTCTACGACGGCGTCGGTCTCGACCTCCCCGACACGGCCGCCGAGACCGAGGCCAGCACGCCCGCGGCGGCGGGCCGCCTCCTCTACGCCCGCGCGACCGTCGCCGCGCGCCTGCCCGAGCCGGTCGCCCCCGACGACCTCAACCGCCTCCTGGCCACGCTCCCCTCCGGCATCCGCCCGGGACCCACGAAGCCCCCCGCCCTCCGCGCCCGGGCCGATCTGCGCGCCCGCCGCTGGATCCACGCCGCCATCGCCTTCACCACCCTCCTCCTCGCCACCACCACCCTCACCCTCCACACCGCCCCCGACCACTACGAGCCCCCGGTCCCGCCGGGCGCCCCCGTCCAGGGCATCCCGCCGAAGGCGGCCCCCGGCCCTCTCTCCAAGACCGAGCAGAAGCTCCGCGCCAGGCTCAGATCGGCGGCGGCCGCGGGCCCGGAACGCCTGCACCCGGAAGCCCACTGA
- a CDS encoding cell division protein PerM, whose translation MADVTHATDPNEPRPMSPTASLYASSPRSPLSPLIRRARRRSSKLVAGMLGGALAAGLGLGAFVALVMMLWISSPYPDSGPGGALHVAAALWLLSHGVELVRVDTLSGAPAPVGLVPLLLLALPAVLLHRSARDHAGEGSAVSARAMWAGLVIGYAAVGAVVTLYASGGVLRPRWLWAALCVPLLAALAAGTGVWAGRGRPRLPLPALLGGTPATAWRRHLAAAAGRAAGAGMLVLAGGGALLVGVSLVWHGGAARDSFLQLTEALSGRFAVLLLCLALVPNAALWAAAYALGPGFVLGAGDTVEPLAAAAPAVAVLLPPFPLLAAVPEGGGTPVYWAVGAVPLAAGATVGWFTGARAAADRAAPWSPWRTVGATLLAALLCAMAFALLTLLSGGPLGLAALADFGPVWWRTGGATVAWVSAVGVPVALGARWARVRARKRAEAAEKAGRTGTGGVPGARAGVAAGAERAAGTGVSAGERSGRRFGRGALARVFRHGARKGGTASGDSGDLRVTTAGAVLAQPTGSTEPTGPAGSSAASVSSVSSEPKTRPRGQRLPLLPGRPRRLPAWLSRPRRRSGERPMPGDSAPIANTGAKTGSRPGSEPDMGSGSGSGAGAGAGAEGGAGAGAGTGDGDRPSDALTPYDALDPYASKPTAPTPPAPPPVWDPGSRTARWAALREAASTDRHEHRDVPDPTPDEAP comes from the coding sequence ATGGCCGACGTGACTCACGCGACCGACCCGAACGAGCCGAGGCCCATGTCACCGACGGCGTCCCTGTACGCGTCCTCACCGAGGTCTCCGCTGTCGCCTCTGATCAGGCGGGCGCGCCGGCGGTCGTCCAAGCTGGTGGCCGGGATGCTGGGCGGGGCCCTGGCGGCGGGGCTCGGGCTCGGGGCGTTCGTCGCCCTGGTGATGATGCTGTGGATCAGCTCGCCGTACCCGGACAGCGGGCCCGGCGGGGCGCTGCACGTGGCGGCGGCCCTGTGGCTGCTCTCCCACGGGGTGGAACTCGTCCGCGTCGACACGCTCTCCGGTGCCCCCGCCCCGGTCGGCCTCGTCCCCCTCCTCCTGCTCGCCCTTCCGGCGGTGCTGCTGCACCGGTCGGCCCGTGACCACGCGGGTGAGGGCTCGGCCGTGAGCGCCCGCGCGATGTGGGCCGGGCTCGTCATCGGTTACGCGGCGGTCGGCGCGGTGGTCACGCTGTACGCCTCGGGTGGAGTGCTGCGGCCCCGGTGGCTGTGGGCCGCGCTGTGCGTACCGCTGCTCGCGGCGCTCGCGGCGGGTACCGGGGTGTGGGCGGGGCGCGGGCGCCCCCGGCTGCCCCTGCCCGCGCTCCTCGGCGGTACCCCGGCGACGGCATGGCGACGGCATCTCGCGGCAGCCGCCGGGCGGGCCGCCGGGGCGGGGATGCTCGTGCTGGCCGGCGGTGGTGCTCTGCTGGTGGGCGTGTCCCTGGTCTGGCACGGCGGCGCGGCCCGCGACTCCTTCCTCCAGCTCACCGAGGCGCTGTCCGGGCGGTTCGCCGTACTGCTGCTCTGCCTCGCCCTCGTACCGAACGCGGCGCTGTGGGCGGCGGCGTACGCGCTCGGTCCCGGGTTCGTGCTGGGCGCCGGGGACACGGTCGAGCCGCTGGCGGCGGCGGCTCCGGCCGTGGCGGTCCTGCTGCCGCCGTTTCCCCTGCTCGCGGCCGTCCCGGAGGGCGGGGGCACGCCGGTGTACTGGGCGGTGGGCGCGGTGCCGCTGGCCGCGGGGGCGACGGTCGGATGGTTCACCGGGGCGCGGGCCGCGGCCGACCGGGCGGCGCCGTGGTCCCCGTGGCGGACGGTCGGCGCGACCCTCCTCGCGGCCCTCCTCTGCGCCATGGCCTTCGCCCTGCTCACCCTCCTCTCCGGCGGCCCCCTCGGTCTCGCCGCCCTGGCCGACTTCGGACCCGTGTGGTGGCGGACGGGCGGCGCGACCGTGGCCTGGGTGAGCGCGGTGGGAGTACCGGTCGCCCTCGGGGCGCGGTGGGCGCGGGTGCGGGCGCGCAAGCGGGCGGAAGCGGCGGAGAAGGCCGGGCGGACGGGTACGGGCGGGGTGCCTGGGGCGCGCGCCGGGGTGGCCGCGGGCGCGGAGCGTGCGGCGGGGACAGGGGTGTCCGCCGGGGAGAGATCTGGGCGGCGGTTTGGGAGAGGGGCTCTGGCGAGGGTGTTCCGGCACGGGGCGCGGAAGGGCGGGACGGCCTCCGGTGACTCCGGTGACCTGAGGGTGACGACCGCCGGGGCCGTCCTCGCACAGCCGACGGGGTCGACGGAGCCGACGGGGCCGGCAGGGTCGTCAGCGGCATCGGTGTCGTCGGTGTCGTCGGAGCCGAAGACGCGGCCTCGTGGTCAGCGGCTCCCGCTTCTCCCGGGACGCCCACGCCGGCTCCCGGCATGGCTCTCCAGACCGAGGAGGCGTTCCGGCGAGCGGCCGATGCCGGGGGATTCGGCGCCGATCGCGAACACCGGTGCGAAAACCGGTTCACGACCAGGGTCTGAACCGGACATGGGGTCGGGCTCGGGCTCAGGTGCGGGTGCGGGTGCGGGTGCTGAGGGTGGCGCTGGCGCTGGGGCCGGCACCGGCGACGGCGACCGTCCCTCCGACGCCCTCACGCCGTACGACGCCCTCGACCCGTACGCCTCCAAACCCACCGCTCCCACGCCGCCCGCACCCCCGCCCGTCTGGGACCCGGGCTCCCGCACGGCCCGCTGGGCGGCACTGCGCGAGGCGGCCTCCACCGACCGGCACGAGCACCGGGACGTCCCCGACCCCACCCCCGACGAAGCCCCCTGA
- the purN gene encoding phosphoribosylglycinamide formyltransferase, whose amino-acid sequence MAAKPVAKRLVVLVSGSGTNLQALLDGIETTGAEAYGAEIVAVGADRDGIEGLARAERAGLPTFVRRVKDHETRDEWDKALAEAVAAYEPDLVVSAGFMKIVGKEFLARFGGRFVNTHPALLPSFPGAHGVRDALAYGARVTGCTVHFVDDGVDTGPIIAQGVVEVRDEDDESALHERIKEVERRLLVDVVGRLARNGYRIEGRKVVIQ is encoded by the coding sequence GTGGCCGCCAAGCCCGTGGCCAAGCGCCTCGTCGTGCTGGTCTCCGGATCAGGCACCAACCTCCAGGCGCTGCTGGACGGCATCGAGACCACCGGCGCCGAGGCCTACGGAGCCGAGATCGTCGCCGTCGGAGCCGACCGCGACGGCATCGAGGGGCTCGCCCGCGCCGAGCGCGCCGGGCTGCCGACCTTCGTCCGCCGGGTCAAGGACCACGAGACGCGCGACGAGTGGGACAAGGCGCTCGCCGAGGCCGTCGCCGCGTACGAGCCCGATCTCGTCGTCTCGGCCGGGTTCATGAAGATCGTCGGCAAGGAGTTCCTGGCCCGGTTCGGCGGGCGGTTCGTCAACACGCACCCGGCGCTGCTCCCCAGTTTCCCGGGGGCCCACGGGGTGCGGGACGCGCTCGCGTACGGCGCCCGGGTCACCGGCTGCACCGTCCACTTCGTCGACGACGGCGTCGACACCGGGCCGATCATCGCGCAGGGCGTGGTGGAGGTCCGGGACGAGGACGACGAGAGCGCTCTGCACGAGCGCATCAAGGAAGTCGAGCGAAGGCTGCTCGTCGATGTCGTGGGGCGGCTCGCCCGCAACGGCTATCGCATTGAGGGACGAAAGGTAGTTATCCAGTGA
- the purH gene encoding bifunctional phosphoribosylaminoimidazolecarboxamide formyltransferase/IMP cyclohydrolase, which yields MTADSNKRPLRRALVSVYDKTGLEELARGLHEAGVELVSTGSTAAKIAAAGVPVTKVEELTGFPECLDGRVKTLHPKVHAGILADLRLDSHRQQLDELGVAPFDLVVVNLYPFRETVASGATPDECVEQIDIGGPSMVRAAAKNHPSVAVVTSPARYADVLNAVQDGGFDLTTRKRLAAEAFQHTAAYDVAVASWFASSYAPADDSQFPDFLGATWERAHTLRYGENPHQPAALYVSGSGGLAEAEQLHGKEMSYNNYTDTDAARRAAYDHDEPAVAIIKHANPCGIAVGADVAEAHRKAHACDPLSAFGGVIAVNRPVSKEMAEQVAEIFTEVIVAPGYEEGALEALAKKKNIRVLKAPGAPGAPVELKPVDGGALLQVTDRLQADGDDPAHWTLATGDALSADELAELSFAWKACRAVKSNAILLAKDGASVGVGMGQVNRVDSAKLAVERAGEERARGSYAASDAFFPFPDGLEILTAAGVKAVVQPGGSVRDELVVEAARKAGVTMYFTGTRHFFH from the coding sequence GTGACCGCCGACAGCAACAAGCGGCCCCTTCGCCGGGCGCTCGTCAGCGTCTACGACAAGACCGGTCTCGAAGAGCTCGCGCGCGGGCTGCACGAGGCCGGTGTCGAGCTGGTCTCCACCGGCTCCACCGCCGCGAAGATCGCCGCGGCCGGCGTCCCCGTCACCAAGGTCGAGGAGCTGACCGGCTTCCCCGAGTGCCTGGACGGCCGGGTCAAGACCCTGCACCCCAAGGTGCACGCGGGCATCCTCGCCGACCTGCGCCTGGACAGCCACCGGCAGCAGCTCGACGAGCTGGGCGTGGCCCCCTTCGACCTGGTCGTCGTCAACCTGTACCCGTTCCGCGAGACCGTCGCCTCGGGGGCCACCCCCGACGAGTGCGTCGAGCAGATCGACATCGGCGGCCCGTCGATGGTCCGCGCGGCGGCGAAGAACCACCCGTCGGTGGCCGTCGTCACCAGCCCGGCGCGGTACGCCGATGTCCTGAACGCCGTGCAGGACGGCGGTTTCGACCTGACCACCCGCAAGCGGCTCGCCGCCGAGGCCTTCCAGCACACGGCCGCGTACGACGTCGCCGTGGCCTCCTGGTTCGCCTCCTCGTACGCCCCCGCCGACGACTCGCAGTTCCCCGACTTCCTCGGGGCCACCTGGGAGCGCGCGCACACCCTGCGGTACGGCGAGAACCCGCACCAGCCCGCCGCGCTGTACGTCTCCGGGAGCGGCGGTCTCGCCGAGGCCGAGCAGCTGCACGGCAAGGAGATGTCGTACAACAACTACACGGACACGGACGCCGCGCGCCGTGCCGCGTACGACCACGACGAGCCGGCCGTCGCGATCATCAAGCACGCCAACCCCTGCGGGATCGCGGTCGGCGCGGATGTCGCCGAGGCGCACCGCAAGGCGCACGCCTGCGACCCGCTGTCCGCGTTCGGCGGTGTGATCGCCGTCAACCGTCCGGTCAGCAAGGAGATGGCGGAGCAGGTCGCGGAGATCTTCACCGAGGTCATCGTCGCGCCCGGCTACGAGGAGGGGGCCCTGGAGGCTCTCGCCAAGAAGAAGAACATCCGGGTCCTGAAGGCCCCGGGCGCGCCCGGGGCGCCGGTCGAGCTCAAGCCGGTCGACGGCGGCGCGCTCCTCCAGGTGACCGACCGGCTCCAGGCCGACGGCGACGACCCCGCCCACTGGACCCTCGCGACCGGGGACGCCCTCTCCGCCGACGAGCTGGCCGAGCTGTCCTTCGCCTGGAAAGCCTGCCGGGCCGTCAAGTCCAACGCGATCCTCCTCGCCAAGGACGGGGCCTCGGTCGGCGTCGGCATGGGGCAGGTCAACCGCGTCGACTCCGCGAAGCTCGCCGTCGAGCGGGCCGGCGAGGAGCGCGCGCGGGGCTCGTACGCCGCCTCCGACGCGTTCTTCCCCTTCCCCGACGGGCTGGAGATCCTCACCGCCGCCGGCGTCAAGGCCGTGGTGCAGCCGGGCGGTTCGGTCCGCGACGAACTGGTCGTCGAGGCCGCGCGGAAGGCGGGCGTGACGATGTACTTCACGGGCACGCGGCACTTCTTCCACTGA
- a CDS encoding helix-turn-helix domain-containing protein, whose translation MLRVHFSDSDLGRTRLAAKPDPLWETAASLHRLQTRQGRWAYAEWYRTTRRRLREKGLERAVRSVLLPLVPRAAYFPDFLTPFQAADGLDAGLDAILATPPRRVLAELARLDRLVGAPSWGPRLAEPTARGELVRVLRAYHETAVAPYEESIQACVEAERVARCRVFMDGGVEGMLAGLGAGMRWERPVLHVDYQPAVDRDLYLGGRGLLLVPSYFNWQRPVTFADPGLPPVLVYSLLHEPSAPRRGERDGAPAEPLSALLGRARATALCAVAAAGATTGEIARAAGVAASSASRHATALRDAGLITSVRHGPTVLHTLTPAGASVLRAATRTPVGVER comes from the coding sequence GTGCTACGCGTTCATTTCAGCGATTCCGACCTGGGCAGAACCAGACTGGCCGCCAAGCCCGACCCGCTCTGGGAGACCGCCGCCAGCCTGCACCGGCTCCAGACCCGACAGGGCCGCTGGGCCTACGCGGAGTGGTACCGCACCACCCGCCGGCGGTTACGGGAGAAGGGCCTGGAACGCGCGGTGCGCAGCGTGCTGCTGCCGCTGGTGCCACGGGCGGCCTACTTCCCGGACTTCCTGACACCGTTCCAGGCCGCCGACGGTCTCGACGCCGGCCTGGACGCCATCCTGGCGACCCCACCGCGCCGGGTCCTCGCGGAGCTGGCCCGTCTCGACCGGCTCGTCGGAGCGCCCTCCTGGGGCCCGCGCCTGGCCGAGCCGACGGCCCGCGGGGAACTGGTGCGGGTGCTGCGCGCCTACCACGAGACCGCCGTCGCCCCGTACGAGGAGTCGATCCAGGCCTGTGTCGAGGCCGAGCGGGTGGCACGCTGCCGGGTGTTCATGGACGGCGGGGTCGAGGGCATGCTGGCCGGACTCGGTGCCGGTATGCGCTGGGAACGCCCCGTCCTGCACGTCGACTACCAGCCGGCCGTGGACCGTGATCTGTACCTGGGCGGACGCGGGCTGCTGCTGGTCCCGTCGTACTTCAACTGGCAGCGGCCCGTCACCTTCGCCGACCCGGGCCTGCCGCCGGTGCTGGTGTACTCGCTGCTGCACGAGCCGTCGGCGCCGCGGCGCGGGGAGCGGGACGGCGCTCCCGCCGAGCCGCTGTCCGCCCTGCTCGGGCGGGCCCGCGCCACGGCCCTGTGCGCGGTGGCGGCGGCCGGTGCCACGACGGGCGAGATCGCCCGGGCGGCGGGTGTGGCCGCCTCCTCCGCCAGCCGGCACGCCACCGCGCTGCGGGACGCGGGCCTGATCACCAGTGTCCGGCACGGTCCCACCGTGCTGCACACCCTCACACCGGCCGGGGCGTCCGTGCTGCGGGCCGCGACGCGGACGCCCGTGGGCGTGGAGCGGTGA
- a CDS encoding serine/threonine-protein kinase — protein MTGRPYAVTVPKGYRVGPWEVREPLSSGAFATVYAARRVADGTREPGAGPPRRVALKFLPTGTRTPRQLRHLRELADREVRLLKRLRAPRLIRMYETLTVDDPGHPELDGATVLVLERAEGSLDAVLDRTPVPDAGPALLAQICEGVHQLHHAGWIHGDLKPANVLLMKDGSVRLADFNMAAELRGTHAYAPAFATPDYTAPELLWPEADERGTLVRPTTDVWAFGVLCHVVLTGTFPLPGTSVEARADAATRYARGAEELRLSPGLPEAWQAIVRDCLAATHRERVLDTGSLLRRVERASGAAASARLPRLRPRRWRRPVLAGALAAAALGAAALTYTGLRAPEAPTVAAGPPTCEKPAVYEDDAYGRGYTAGWNGTWDFVIRRGDGGSQVREAQCLLRHRHDIPEVGRVDGDFGPLTHAAVVTFQKRAGLDADGVVGPATWQALRDTDRP, from the coding sequence ATGACCGGGAGGCCGTACGCCGTCACCGTCCCCAAGGGCTACCGGGTCGGCCCGTGGGAGGTCCGCGAGCCGCTCTCCTCCGGCGCGTTCGCCACCGTCTACGCGGCCCGGCGCGTGGCCGACGGCACGCGGGAACCGGGGGCGGGACCGCCCCGCCGAGTGGCCCTGAAGTTCCTGCCGACCGGCACCCGCACCCCACGCCAACTGCGCCACCTGCGCGAACTGGCCGACCGCGAGGTGCGGTTGCTGAAGCGGCTGCGCGCGCCGCGGCTGATCCGCATGTACGAGACCCTGACGGTCGACGATCCGGGCCACCCGGAGTTGGACGGTGCGACCGTGCTCGTCCTGGAGCGGGCCGAGGGCTCCCTGGACGCCGTGCTGGACCGGACCCCGGTCCCCGACGCGGGCCCCGCGCTGCTGGCCCAGATCTGCGAGGGCGTTCACCAGCTGCACCACGCGGGCTGGATCCACGGTGATCTGAAGCCGGCCAACGTGCTGCTGATGAAGGACGGTTCGGTACGGCTGGCCGATTTCAACATGGCGGCCGAACTGCGCGGCACCCACGCCTACGCCCCGGCGTTCGCGACCCCCGACTACACCGCGCCGGAGCTGCTGTGGCCGGAGGCCGACGAGCGGGGCACCCTGGTGCGTCCCACCACCGACGTCTGGGCGTTCGGGGTGCTCTGTCACGTCGTCCTGACCGGTACGTTCCCACTGCCGGGCACCTCCGTGGAGGCCCGCGCCGACGCGGCGACCCGGTACGCGCGCGGCGCCGAGGAACTGCGGCTGTCGCCCGGACTCCCGGAGGCCTGGCAGGCGATCGTCCGCGACTGTCTGGCCGCCACCCATCGGGAGCGGGTCCTCGACACCGGCTCGCTGCTGCGCCGGGTGGAGCGGGCCTCCGGTGCCGCCGCGTCGGCCCGTCTGCCGAGACTGCGGCCCCGGCGGTGGCGGCGCCCCGTACTGGCGGGTGCGCTCGCCGCCGCGGCGCTCGGGGCGGCGGCGTTGACGTACACCGGACTGCGGGCCCCCGAGGCGCCGACGGTGGCGGCGGGGCCGCCGACCTGCGAGAAACCCGCCGTGTACGAGGATGACGCGTACGGCCGGGGCTACACGGCCGGCTGGAACGGCACCTGGGACTTCGTCATCAGGCGGGGCGACGGTGGCAGCCAGGTCAGAGAGGCCCAGTGCCTGCTCCGGCATCGGCACGACATCCCCGAAGTGGGGCGGGTGGACGGCGACTTCGGCCCCCTGACCCATGCGGCCGTCGTCACCTTCCAGAAACGCGCCGGCCTGGACGCGGACGGCGTCGTCGGCCCGGCCACCTGGCAGGCGCTCCGCGACACCGACAGGCCCTGA
- a CDS encoding FHA domain-containing protein, which yields MHSIIVVPPLCGGPDGQIRIGSGERLVFGRTETEGGLVIAHEGVPRIAGEITALRSYWLLSNLSADQTFVVENPEGAGEHVKVAPGRVEAPVPFEFARVVLPASGDLLSFDVWAPRHTFRDTDRRRQGLTGAMTAPAFTLDRASRYFAVLVALCEPRLRGEPHAPPPTVEQLVELLRPAWPRVSRSAVYWNIDYLALKLRLRPGPEAAGPGRRVNGKKESLVSLALRFDLVREDDLVVLASGAPGGVVRR from the coding sequence TTGCACAGCATCATCGTCGTACCGCCGCTCTGCGGCGGTCCGGACGGCCAGATCAGGATCGGCAGCGGGGAACGGCTCGTCTTCGGCAGGACGGAGACGGAAGGCGGCCTCGTCATCGCGCACGAGGGAGTGCCCCGGATCGCCGGGGAGATCACGGCGCTCCGGAGCTACTGGTTACTGAGCAATCTGAGCGCGGACCAGACCTTCGTGGTGGAGAACCCGGAGGGCGCCGGCGAGCATGTCAAGGTGGCGCCGGGCCGGGTGGAGGCGCCCGTGCCGTTCGAGTTCGCCCGGGTGGTGCTGCCCGCCTCCGGTGACCTGCTCTCCTTCGATGTCTGGGCGCCCCGGCACACCTTCCGCGACACCGACCGCCGGCGTCAGGGCCTGACCGGCGCGATGACCGCGCCGGCCTTCACCCTGGACCGGGCCAGCCGGTACTTCGCGGTGCTGGTCGCCCTGTGCGAGCCCCGGCTGCGCGGCGAGCCGCACGCGCCGCCGCCGACGGTCGAGCAGTTGGTGGAGCTGCTGCGCCCGGCCTGGCCGCGGGTCAGCCGCTCCGCCGTCTACTGGAACATCGACTATCTCGCCCTCAAACTGCGGCTGAGGCCCGGCCCGGAGGCGGCCGGGCCCGGCCGGCGCGTCAACGGCAAGAAGGAGTCGCTGGTCTCGCTCGCGCTCCGCTTCGATCTGGTCCGCGAGGACGACCTCGTCGTGCTCGCCTCCGGCGCGCCGGGTGGGGTGGTCCGCCGATGA